The Scomber japonicus isolate fScoJap1 chromosome 9, fScoJap1.pri, whole genome shotgun sequence genome includes a region encoding these proteins:
- the nr6a1a gene encoding nuclear receptor subfamily 6 group A member 1-A: MNGVQADWEKHEMDTWEDDPADQRTCLICGDRATGLHYGIISCEGCKGFFKRSICNKRVYRCSRDKNCEMSRKQRNRCQYCRLLKCLQMGMNRKAIREDGMPGGRNKSIGPVQITEEEIERIMSGQEFKEDAPEHTWGNNGDSDHSSPSNGASEGNQPSPASTLSSNRSVEMNGYTAALRDQYINTSMSTHYQLLPHLFSYAAQSGLLAPQPRSLYPQSHPLVLQLVAAEDLAPLATPMLIEDGYKVTQVELFALLCRLADELLFRQISWIKKLPFFCELSIEDYTCLLSSTWQELILLSCLTIYSAQIFGDLADVTAKYTPSDDELQGFSEDGMEVMERLIYLFRKFHQLKISNEEYACMKAINFLNQDIRGLSNISQLEQLNKRYWYVCQDYTEYKYPHQPKRFPEIMMCLPEIRCIAGKLVNVPLEQLPLLFKAALHSCKSSLTSYRTGPSPCVTTSSGN; the protein is encoded by the exons ATGATCCAGCTGACCAGCGTACTTGCCTTATCTGTGGAGATCGTGCCACAGGCCTGCACTATGGCATCATCTCCTGTGAGGGCTGCAAGGGCTTCTTCAAGCGCAGCATCTGCAACAAGCGCGTGTACCGCTGCAGCCGGGACAAGAACTGTGAGATGTCACGCAAGCAGCGTAACCGCTGCCAGTACTGCCGTCTGCTCAAGTGTCTGCAAATGGGGATGAACCGCAAAG CAATCAGGGAGGATGGCATGCCAGGAGGGAGAAACAAAAGCATCGGGCCTGTTCAG ATCACGGAGGAGGAGATCGAACGCATCATGTCGGGTCAGGAGTTCAAGGAGGACGCCCCTGAGCACACCTGGGGCAACAACGGGGACAGCGACCACAGCTCGCCCAGCAACGGAGCCTCGGAGGGCAACCAGCCATCACCCGCCTCCACTCTGTCATCCAA TCGCTCTGTGGAAATGAACGGCTACACGGCGGCCCTCAGGGACCAGTACATCAACACCTCCATGTCTACACACTACCAGCTCCTGCCTCACCTGTTCAGCTATGCCGCCCAGTCTGGCCTGTTGGCCCCCCAGCCCCGCAGCCTCTACCCACAATCCCACCCGCTGGTGCTGCAGCTGGTGGCGGCAGAGGACCTGGCCCCCCTGGCCACCCCGATGCTCATAGAAGATGG GTACAAAGTGACACAGGTGGAGCTGTTTGCCCTACTGTGCCGCCTGGCAGACGAGCTGCTTTTCCGCCAGATCTCCTGGATCAAGAAGCTGCCCTTCTTCTGCGAGCTTTCCATAGAGGACTACACCTGCCTTCTCAGCTCCACCTGGCAGGAGCTCATCTTGCTGTCCTGCCTCACCATCTACAGTGCCCAGATCTTTGGAGACCTGGCCGACGTCACCGCCAAGTACACGCCATCAGATGATGAGCTGCAGGG CTTCAGCGAGGACGGcatggaggtgatggagaggttGATATATCTGTTCCGCAAGTTCCACCAGTTGAAGATCAGCAATGAGGAGTATGCATGTATGAAAGCCATCAACTTCCTCAACCAAG ATATCAGAGGTCTGTCCAACATCTCGCAGCTCGAGCAGCTGAACAAGCGCTACTGGTATGTGTGTCAGGACTACACTGAGTATAAGTATCCGCACCAGCCAAAACGCTTCCCTGAGATCATGATGTGTCTGCCGGAGATCCGCTGCATCGCAG ggAAGCTAGTGAACGTCCCTCTGGAGCAGCTCCCCCTCCTGTTCAAAGCAGCCTTGCACTCCTGCAAATCCAGCCTGACCAGCTACAGGACCGGCCCGTCGCCCTGCGTGACCACTTCCTCCGGAAACTAG